Proteins found in one Exiguobacterium sp. 9-2 genomic segment:
- the crcB gene encoding fluoride efflux transporter CrcB yields MELLALAIGAFCGAISRFAVSQWIKTMWKREFPLATFLINVLGSFLLGLVIGSHLDTTWTLLLGTGFLGSFTTFSTFKIETLQLLQDGNRKVLAFYLICSYGFGILAAFFGITLTA; encoded by the coding sequence ATGGAATTACTCGCCCTTGCCATCGGTGCTTTTTGTGGAGCCATCAGTCGTTTTGCTGTCAGTCAATGGATCAAGACGATGTGGAAACGTGAATTCCCACTAGCCACATTCCTCATTAACGTACTCGGCTCATTTTTGCTTGGTCTCGTCATCGGTTCACATCTCGATACGACTTGGACGTTACTGCTTGGTACCGGCTTCCTCGGATCGTTTACGACGTTCTCGACGTTTAAGATTGAAACGTTACAGCTCTTACAAGATGGAAACCGTAAAGTACTCGCCTTCTACTTGATATGCAGTTATGGATTCGGAATCCTCGCTGCCTTTTTCGGTATCACCTTGACCGCTTGA
- the crcB gene encoding fluoride efflux transporter CrcB, translated as MLYVLVGLAGVLGASARYGLGLLIGNLTTGPFPWPTLAINLIGSFLLGYATHFLFRTKLLHQYAITAIGTGFIGSFTTFSTFSVETVTLFNERHLADAFLYVLVSLFGGLFLSYLGYALGTRRLRHVTKGRE; from the coding sequence ATGCTCTATGTACTCGTAGGTCTCGCAGGTGTTCTCGGTGCCTCTGCACGTTATGGACTTGGACTGCTGATTGGCAACTTGACGACTGGTCCGTTTCCGTGGCCCACGCTTGCGATCAACTTGATCGGTAGCTTTCTGCTCGGCTATGCGACACACTTCCTATTTCGAACGAAACTCTTGCATCAATATGCGATTACAGCTATTGGAACGGGCTTCATCGGCTCATTCACGACATTTTCGACATTCAGCGTCGAGACTGTGACCTTATTTAACGAACGTCATTTAGCGGATGCGTTCCTCTACGTACTCGTCAGCCTGTTCGGCGGTCTGTTCCTGTCTTATCTTGGTTACGCGCTTGGAACAAGACGATTGCGGCACGTGACGAAAGGACGTGAGTGA